One region of Juglans regia cultivar Chandler chromosome 4, Walnut 2.0, whole genome shotgun sequence genomic DNA includes:
- the LOC108989996 gene encoding binder of USO1 and GRH1 protein 1 isoform X5 codes for MEEEMKKKRNKKKKRKQSKATEDIAVDAGETASLDQNHESNGQDDNGQVSETADAHNDVQNINVDPNGRLPNGTEGASLEETVKELQKENESHIKKEATLEEAIKQLQQKNHSYVQKEASLEETVKVLQNENEWHIKKEATLEETVKQLQQKNHYYVQKEASLEETVKLLQNEHESHIKKEATLEETVNRLQHECHSYIQKENSTKETLANLHGDAAKLQAQVVELEEFRSNLLQENQRLMDNISGLQSQIQNLERSTSSTSSSVDLKMHGSEHEDLNSQMEAALALVEKLMTENAELVEKVNELYVELDQRITTDGLPSATGSIQMFETTETASVDPISESNEDLSLAGKKLESVKIVPMKIENIGSDNVDVEHAAVIPISLESEETGEIVQISMDDNEIRDKELQAANNDEKTAVPLSDAPLVGAPFRLISFVTRYVSGADLVNKNSSH; via the exons ATGGAagaggagatgaagaagaagagaaacaagaaaaagaaaaggaagcagAGCAAAGCCACGGAAGATATCGCGGTCGATGCTGGAGAAACAGCTTCTTTGGACCAGAATCATGAGAGTAATGGACAGGATGATAATGGTCAAGTTTCTGAGACTGCAGATGCTCATAATGATGTGCAAAATATAAATGTGGATCCCAATGGTCGTCTCCCCAACGGCACAGAAGGG gcTTCCTTGGAAGAGACGGTCAAAGAGTTACAGAAAGAAAATGAGTCACATATCAAAAAAGAG GCTACCTTAGAAGAGGCAATCAAAcaactacaacaaaaaaatcattcttaCGTACAGAAAGAG gcTTCCTTGGAAGAGACAGTCAAAGTGTTGCAGAATGAAAATGAGTGGCATATAAAAAAAGAG GCTACCTTAGAAGAGACAGTCaaacaattacaacaaaaaaatcattattacgTACAGAAAGAG gctTCCTTGGAAGAGACTGTCAAATTGTTACAGAACGAACATGAgtcacatataaaaaaagag GCTACCTTAGAAGAGACAGTCAATCGATTACAACACGAATGCCATTCATACATACAGAAAGAG AATTCAACCAAAGAAACACTTGCAAACCTGCATGGTGATGCTGCTAAACTACAGGCACAG GTGGTGGAGTTGGAAGAATTCAGAAGCAATCTCCTCCAAGAAAACCAACGACTGATGGACAACATATCTGGTTTGCAGTCACAAATCCAGAACCTTGAGAGGAGTACCTCATCTACCAGCTCATCAGTTGACCTCAAAATG CATGGTTCTGAGCACGAGGACTTGAACTCTCAGATGGAAGCAGCGCTTGCACTGGTTGAAAAATTGATGACAGAAAATGCAGAGCTCGTTGAGAAG GTGAACGAGTTGTATGTTGAGCTTGATCAACGAATTACAACAGATGGGCTTCCTTCAGCGACTGGGTCTATTCAGATGTTTGAGACCACTGAAACTGCCAGTGTTGACCCCATATCGGAATCCAATGAAGATTTGTCTCTAGCAGGCAAGAAGTTGGAGTCAGTCAAGATTGTTCCAATGAAGATTGAAAATATTGGGAGTGATAATGTGGATGTTGAGCATGCTGCTGTGATCCCCATCTCTTTAGAATCTGAAGAAACTGGAGAAATTGTGCAAATTTCAATGGATGACAACGAAATTCGGGATAAAGAGTTGCAGGCTGccaataatgatgaaaaaacTGCTGTACCCCTTTCAGACGCTCCCCTGGTTGGTGCTCCTTTTCGGTTAATATCTTTTGTTACTAGATATGTTAGTGGCGCAGACTTGGTCAACAAAAACTCTAGCCATTAG
- the LOC108989996 gene encoding restin homolog isoform X2: MEEEMKKKRNKKKKRKQSKATEDIAVDAGETASLDQNHESNGQDDNGQVSETADAHNDVQNINVDPNGRLPNGTEGASLEETVKELQKENESHIKKEATLEEAIKQLQQKNHSYVQKEASLEETVKVLQNENEWHIKKEATLEETVKQLQQKNHYYVQKEASLEETVKLLQNEHESHIKKEATLEETVNRLQHECHSYIQKEESLEEKVKHLEREKCFWILKENSTKETLANLHGDAAKLQAQVVELEEFRSNLLQENQRLMDNISGLQSQIQNLERSTSSTSSSVDLKMHGSEHEDLNSQMEAALALVEKLMTENAELVEKVNELYVELDQRITTDGLPSATGSIQMFETTETASVDPISESNEDLSLAGKKLESVKIVPMKIENIGSDNVDVEHAAVIPISLESEETGEIVQISMDDNEIRDKELQAANNDEKTAVPLSDAPLVGAPFRLISFVTRYVSGADLVNKNSSH, translated from the exons ATGGAagaggagatgaagaagaagagaaacaagaaaaagaaaaggaagcagAGCAAAGCCACGGAAGATATCGCGGTCGATGCTGGAGAAACAGCTTCTTTGGACCAGAATCATGAGAGTAATGGACAGGATGATAATGGTCAAGTTTCTGAGACTGCAGATGCTCATAATGATGTGCAAAATATAAATGTGGATCCCAATGGTCGTCTCCCCAACGGCACAGAAGGG gcTTCCTTGGAAGAGACGGTCAAAGAGTTACAGAAAGAAAATGAGTCACATATCAAAAAAGAG GCTACCTTAGAAGAGGCAATCAAAcaactacaacaaaaaaatcattcttaCGTACAGAAAGAG gcTTCCTTGGAAGAGACAGTCAAAGTGTTGCAGAATGAAAATGAGTGGCATATAAAAAAAGAG GCTACCTTAGAAGAGACAGTCaaacaattacaacaaaaaaatcattattacgTACAGAAAGAG gctTCCTTGGAAGAGACTGTCAAATTGTTACAGAACGAACATGAgtcacatataaaaaaagag GCTACCTTAGAAGAGACAGTCAATCGATTACAACACGAATGCCATTCATACATACAGAAAGAG GAAAGTTTAGAGGAAAAAGTCAAACACTTAGAGAGGGAGAAATGTTTTTGGATTCTAAAGGAG AATTCAACCAAAGAAACACTTGCAAACCTGCATGGTGATGCTGCTAAACTACAGGCACAG GTGGTGGAGTTGGAAGAATTCAGAAGCAATCTCCTCCAAGAAAACCAACGACTGATGGACAACATATCTGGTTTGCAGTCACAAATCCAGAACCTTGAGAGGAGTACCTCATCTACCAGCTCATCAGTTGACCTCAAAATG CATGGTTCTGAGCACGAGGACTTGAACTCTCAGATGGAAGCAGCGCTTGCACTGGTTGAAAAATTGATGACAGAAAATGCAGAGCTCGTTGAGAAG GTGAACGAGTTGTATGTTGAGCTTGATCAACGAATTACAACAGATGGGCTTCCTTCAGCGACTGGGTCTATTCAGATGTTTGAGACCACTGAAACTGCCAGTGTTGACCCCATATCGGAATCCAATGAAGATTTGTCTCTAGCAGGCAAGAAGTTGGAGTCAGTCAAGATTGTTCCAATGAAGATTGAAAATATTGGGAGTGATAATGTGGATGTTGAGCATGCTGCTGTGATCCCCATCTCTTTAGAATCTGAAGAAACTGGAGAAATTGTGCAAATTTCAATGGATGACAACGAAATTCGGGATAAAGAGTTGCAGGCTGccaataatgatgaaaaaacTGCTGTACCCCTTTCAGACGCTCCCCTGGTTGGTGCTCCTTTTCGGTTAATATCTTTTGTTACTAGATATGTTAGTGGCGCAGACTTGGTCAACAAAAACTCTAGCCATTAG
- the LOC108989996 gene encoding binder of USO1 and GRH1 protein 1 isoform X7 → MEEEMKKKRNKKKKRKQSKATEDIAVDAGETASLDQNHESNGQDDNGQVSETADAHNDVQNINVDPNGRLPNGTEGASLEETVKELQKENESHIKKEATLEEAIKQLQQKNHSYVQKEASLEETVKVLQNENEWHIKKEATLEETVKQLQQKNHYYVQKEESLEEKVKHLEREKCFWILKENSTKETLANLHGDAAKLQAQVVELEEFRSNLLQENQRLMDNISGLQSQIQNLERSTSSTSSSVDLKMHGSEHEDLNSQMEAALALVEKLMTENAELVEKVNELYVELDQRITTDGLPSATGSIQMFETTETASVDPISESNEDLSLAGKKLESVKIVPMKIENIGSDNVDVEHAAVIPISLESEETGEIVQISMDDNEIRDKELQAANNDEKTAVPLSDAPLVGAPFRLISFVTRYVSGADLVNKNSSH, encoded by the exons ATGGAagaggagatgaagaagaagagaaacaagaaaaagaaaaggaagcagAGCAAAGCCACGGAAGATATCGCGGTCGATGCTGGAGAAACAGCTTCTTTGGACCAGAATCATGAGAGTAATGGACAGGATGATAATGGTCAAGTTTCTGAGACTGCAGATGCTCATAATGATGTGCAAAATATAAATGTGGATCCCAATGGTCGTCTCCCCAACGGCACAGAAGGG gcTTCCTTGGAAGAGACGGTCAAAGAGTTACAGAAAGAAAATGAGTCACATATCAAAAAAGAG GCTACCTTAGAAGAGGCAATCAAAcaactacaacaaaaaaatcattcttaCGTACAGAAAGAG gcTTCCTTGGAAGAGACAGTCAAAGTGTTGCAGAATGAAAATGAGTGGCATATAAAAAAAGAG GCTACCTTAGAAGAGACAGTCaaacaattacaacaaaaaaatcattattacgTACAGAAAGAG GAAAGTTTAGAGGAAAAAGTCAAACACTTAGAGAGGGAGAAATGTTTTTGGATTCTAAAGGAG AATTCAACCAAAGAAACACTTGCAAACCTGCATGGTGATGCTGCTAAACTACAGGCACAG GTGGTGGAGTTGGAAGAATTCAGAAGCAATCTCCTCCAAGAAAACCAACGACTGATGGACAACATATCTGGTTTGCAGTCACAAATCCAGAACCTTGAGAGGAGTACCTCATCTACCAGCTCATCAGTTGACCTCAAAATG CATGGTTCTGAGCACGAGGACTTGAACTCTCAGATGGAAGCAGCGCTTGCACTGGTTGAAAAATTGATGACAGAAAATGCAGAGCTCGTTGAGAAG GTGAACGAGTTGTATGTTGAGCTTGATCAACGAATTACAACAGATGGGCTTCCTTCAGCGACTGGGTCTATTCAGATGTTTGAGACCACTGAAACTGCCAGTGTTGACCCCATATCGGAATCCAATGAAGATTTGTCTCTAGCAGGCAAGAAGTTGGAGTCAGTCAAGATTGTTCCAATGAAGATTGAAAATATTGGGAGTGATAATGTGGATGTTGAGCATGCTGCTGTGATCCCCATCTCTTTAGAATCTGAAGAAACTGGAGAAATTGTGCAAATTTCAATGGATGACAACGAAATTCGGGATAAAGAGTTGCAGGCTGccaataatgatgaaaaaacTGCTGTACCCCTTTCAGACGCTCCCCTGGTTGGTGCTCCTTTTCGGTTAATATCTTTTGTTACTAGATATGTTAGTGGCGCAGACTTGGTCAACAAAAACTCTAGCCATTAG
- the LOC108989996 gene encoding binder of USO1 and GRH1 protein 1 isoform X4: protein MEEEMKKKRNKKKKRKQSKATEDIAVDAGETASLDQNHESNGQDDNGQVSETADAHNDVQNINVDPNGRLPNGTEGASLEETVKELQKENESHIKKEATLEEAIKQLQQKNHSYVQKEASLEETVKVLQNENEWHIKKEATLEETVKQLQQKNHYYVQKEATLEETVNRLQHECHSYIQKEESLEEKVKHLEREKCFWILKENSTKETLANLHGDAAKLQAQVVELEEFRSNLLQENQRLMDNISGLQSQIQNLERSTSSTSSSVDLKMHGSEHEDLNSQMEAALALVEKLMTENAELVEKVNELYVELDQRITTDGLPSATGSIQMFETTETASVDPISESNEDLSLAGKKLESVKIVPMKIENIGSDNVDVEHAAVIPISLESEETGEIVQISMDDNEIRDKELQAANNDEKTAVPLSDAPLVGAPFRLISFVTRYVSGADLVNKNSSH, encoded by the exons ATGGAagaggagatgaagaagaagagaaacaagaaaaagaaaaggaagcagAGCAAAGCCACGGAAGATATCGCGGTCGATGCTGGAGAAACAGCTTCTTTGGACCAGAATCATGAGAGTAATGGACAGGATGATAATGGTCAAGTTTCTGAGACTGCAGATGCTCATAATGATGTGCAAAATATAAATGTGGATCCCAATGGTCGTCTCCCCAACGGCACAGAAGGG gcTTCCTTGGAAGAGACGGTCAAAGAGTTACAGAAAGAAAATGAGTCACATATCAAAAAAGAG GCTACCTTAGAAGAGGCAATCAAAcaactacaacaaaaaaatcattcttaCGTACAGAAAGAG gcTTCCTTGGAAGAGACAGTCAAAGTGTTGCAGAATGAAAATGAGTGGCATATAAAAAAAGAG GCTACCTTAGAAGAGACAGTCaaacaattacaacaaaaaaatcattattacgTACAGAAAGAG GCTACCTTAGAAGAGACAGTCAATCGATTACAACACGAATGCCATTCATACATACAGAAAGAG GAAAGTTTAGAGGAAAAAGTCAAACACTTAGAGAGGGAGAAATGTTTTTGGATTCTAAAGGAG AATTCAACCAAAGAAACACTTGCAAACCTGCATGGTGATGCTGCTAAACTACAGGCACAG GTGGTGGAGTTGGAAGAATTCAGAAGCAATCTCCTCCAAGAAAACCAACGACTGATGGACAACATATCTGGTTTGCAGTCACAAATCCAGAACCTTGAGAGGAGTACCTCATCTACCAGCTCATCAGTTGACCTCAAAATG CATGGTTCTGAGCACGAGGACTTGAACTCTCAGATGGAAGCAGCGCTTGCACTGGTTGAAAAATTGATGACAGAAAATGCAGAGCTCGTTGAGAAG GTGAACGAGTTGTATGTTGAGCTTGATCAACGAATTACAACAGATGGGCTTCCTTCAGCGACTGGGTCTATTCAGATGTTTGAGACCACTGAAACTGCCAGTGTTGACCCCATATCGGAATCCAATGAAGATTTGTCTCTAGCAGGCAAGAAGTTGGAGTCAGTCAAGATTGTTCCAATGAAGATTGAAAATATTGGGAGTGATAATGTGGATGTTGAGCATGCTGCTGTGATCCCCATCTCTTTAGAATCTGAAGAAACTGGAGAAATTGTGCAAATTTCAATGGATGACAACGAAATTCGGGATAAAGAGTTGCAGGCTGccaataatgatgaaaaaacTGCTGTACCCCTTTCAGACGCTCCCCTGGTTGGTGCTCCTTTTCGGTTAATATCTTTTGTTACTAGATATGTTAGTGGCGCAGACTTGGTCAACAAAAACTCTAGCCATTAG
- the LOC108989996 gene encoding restin homolog isoform X1 — protein MEEEMKKKRNKKKKRKQSKATEDIAVDAGETASLDQNHESNGQDDNGQVSETADAHNDVQNINVDPNGRLPNGTEGASLEETVKELQKENESHIKKEATLEEAIKQLQQKNHSYVQKEASLEETVKVLQNENEWHIKKEATLEETVKQLQQKNHYYVQKEASLEETVKLLQNEHESHIKKEATLEETVNRLQHECHSYIQKEASLEGKISQLLEEKANLGLKGESLEEKVKHLEREKCFWILKENSTKETLANLHGDAAKLQAQVVELEEFRSNLLQENQRLMDNISGLQSQIQNLERSTSSTSSSVDLKMHGSEHEDLNSQMEAALALVEKLMTENAELVEKVNELYVELDQRITTDGLPSATGSIQMFETTETASVDPISESNEDLSLAGKKLESVKIVPMKIENIGSDNVDVEHAAVIPISLESEETGEIVQISMDDNEIRDKELQAANNDEKTAVPLSDAPLVGAPFRLISFVTRYVSGADLVNKNSSH, from the exons ATGGAagaggagatgaagaagaagagaaacaagaaaaagaaaaggaagcagAGCAAAGCCACGGAAGATATCGCGGTCGATGCTGGAGAAACAGCTTCTTTGGACCAGAATCATGAGAGTAATGGACAGGATGATAATGGTCAAGTTTCTGAGACTGCAGATGCTCATAATGATGTGCAAAATATAAATGTGGATCCCAATGGTCGTCTCCCCAACGGCACAGAAGGG gcTTCCTTGGAAGAGACGGTCAAAGAGTTACAGAAAGAAAATGAGTCACATATCAAAAAAGAG GCTACCTTAGAAGAGGCAATCAAAcaactacaacaaaaaaatcattcttaCGTACAGAAAGAG gcTTCCTTGGAAGAGACAGTCAAAGTGTTGCAGAATGAAAATGAGTGGCATATAAAAAAAGAG GCTACCTTAGAAGAGACAGTCaaacaattacaacaaaaaaatcattattacgTACAGAAAGAG gctTCCTTGGAAGAGACTGTCAAATTGTTACAGAACGAACATGAgtcacatataaaaaaagag GCTACCTTAGAAGAGACAGTCAATCGATTACAACACGAATGCCATTCATACATACAGAAAGAG GCTTCGTTGGAGGGCAAAATCAGTCAGTTACTAGAGGAAAAGGCAAATTTAGGTTTGAAAGGG GAAAGTTTAGAGGAAAAAGTCAAACACTTAGAGAGGGAGAAATGTTTTTGGATTCTAAAGGAG AATTCAACCAAAGAAACACTTGCAAACCTGCATGGTGATGCTGCTAAACTACAGGCACAG GTGGTGGAGTTGGAAGAATTCAGAAGCAATCTCCTCCAAGAAAACCAACGACTGATGGACAACATATCTGGTTTGCAGTCACAAATCCAGAACCTTGAGAGGAGTACCTCATCTACCAGCTCATCAGTTGACCTCAAAATG CATGGTTCTGAGCACGAGGACTTGAACTCTCAGATGGAAGCAGCGCTTGCACTGGTTGAAAAATTGATGACAGAAAATGCAGAGCTCGTTGAGAAG GTGAACGAGTTGTATGTTGAGCTTGATCAACGAATTACAACAGATGGGCTTCCTTCAGCGACTGGGTCTATTCAGATGTTTGAGACCACTGAAACTGCCAGTGTTGACCCCATATCGGAATCCAATGAAGATTTGTCTCTAGCAGGCAAGAAGTTGGAGTCAGTCAAGATTGTTCCAATGAAGATTGAAAATATTGGGAGTGATAATGTGGATGTTGAGCATGCTGCTGTGATCCCCATCTCTTTAGAATCTGAAGAAACTGGAGAAATTGTGCAAATTTCAATGGATGACAACGAAATTCGGGATAAAGAGTTGCAGGCTGccaataatgatgaaaaaacTGCTGTACCCCTTTCAGACGCTCCCCTGGTTGGTGCTCCTTTTCGGTTAATATCTTTTGTTACTAGATATGTTAGTGGCGCAGACTTGGTCAACAAAAACTCTAGCCATTAG
- the LOC108989996 gene encoding binder of USO1 and GRH1 protein 1 isoform X6: protein MEEEMKKKRNKKKKRKQSKATEDIAVDAGETASLDQNHESNGQDDNGQVSETADAHNDVQNINVDPNGRLPNGTEGASLEETVKELQKENESHIKKEATLEEAIKQLQQKNHSYVQKEASLEETVKLLQNEHESHIKKEATLEETVNRLQHECHSYIQKEASLEGKISQLLEEKANLGLKGESLEEKVKHLEREKCFWILKENSTKETLANLHGDAAKLQAQVVELEEFRSNLLQENQRLMDNISGLQSQIQNLERSTSSTSSSVDLKMHGSEHEDLNSQMEAALALVEKLMTENAELVEKVNELYVELDQRITTDGLPSATGSIQMFETTETASVDPISESNEDLSLAGKKLESVKIVPMKIENIGSDNVDVEHAAVIPISLESEETGEIVQISMDDNEIRDKELQAANNDEKTAVPLSDAPLVGAPFRLISFVTRYVSGADLVNKNSSH, encoded by the exons ATGGAagaggagatgaagaagaagagaaacaagaaaaagaaaaggaagcagAGCAAAGCCACGGAAGATATCGCGGTCGATGCTGGAGAAACAGCTTCTTTGGACCAGAATCATGAGAGTAATGGACAGGATGATAATGGTCAAGTTTCTGAGACTGCAGATGCTCATAATGATGTGCAAAATATAAATGTGGATCCCAATGGTCGTCTCCCCAACGGCACAGAAGGG gcTTCCTTGGAAGAGACGGTCAAAGAGTTACAGAAAGAAAATGAGTCACATATCAAAAAAGAG GCTACCTTAGAAGAGGCAATCAAAcaactacaacaaaaaaatcattcttaCGTACAGAAAGAG gctTCCTTGGAAGAGACTGTCAAATTGTTACAGAACGAACATGAgtcacatataaaaaaagag GCTACCTTAGAAGAGACAGTCAATCGATTACAACACGAATGCCATTCATACATACAGAAAGAG GCTTCGTTGGAGGGCAAAATCAGTCAGTTACTAGAGGAAAAGGCAAATTTAGGTTTGAAAGGG GAAAGTTTAGAGGAAAAAGTCAAACACTTAGAGAGGGAGAAATGTTTTTGGATTCTAAAGGAG AATTCAACCAAAGAAACACTTGCAAACCTGCATGGTGATGCTGCTAAACTACAGGCACAG GTGGTGGAGTTGGAAGAATTCAGAAGCAATCTCCTCCAAGAAAACCAACGACTGATGGACAACATATCTGGTTTGCAGTCACAAATCCAGAACCTTGAGAGGAGTACCTCATCTACCAGCTCATCAGTTGACCTCAAAATG CATGGTTCTGAGCACGAGGACTTGAACTCTCAGATGGAAGCAGCGCTTGCACTGGTTGAAAAATTGATGACAGAAAATGCAGAGCTCGTTGAGAAG GTGAACGAGTTGTATGTTGAGCTTGATCAACGAATTACAACAGATGGGCTTCCTTCAGCGACTGGGTCTATTCAGATGTTTGAGACCACTGAAACTGCCAGTGTTGACCCCATATCGGAATCCAATGAAGATTTGTCTCTAGCAGGCAAGAAGTTGGAGTCAGTCAAGATTGTTCCAATGAAGATTGAAAATATTGGGAGTGATAATGTGGATGTTGAGCATGCTGCTGTGATCCCCATCTCTTTAGAATCTGAAGAAACTGGAGAAATTGTGCAAATTTCAATGGATGACAACGAAATTCGGGATAAAGAGTTGCAGGCTGccaataatgatgaaaaaacTGCTGTACCCCTTTCAGACGCTCCCCTGGTTGGTGCTCCTTTTCGGTTAATATCTTTTGTTACTAGATATGTTAGTGGCGCAGACTTGGTCAACAAAAACTCTAGCCATTAG
- the LOC108989996 gene encoding putative protein tag-278 isoform X3, producing the protein MEEEMKKKRNKKKKRKQSKATEDIAVDAGETASLDQNHESNGQDDNGQVSETADAHNDVQNINVDPNGRLPNGTEGASLEETVKELQKENESHIKKEATLEEAIKQLQQKNHSYVQKEASLEETVKVLQNENEWHIKKEATLEETVKQLQQKNHYYVQKEATLEETVNRLQHECHSYIQKEASLEGKISQLLEEKANLGLKGESLEEKVKHLEREKCFWILKENSTKETLANLHGDAAKLQAQVVELEEFRSNLLQENQRLMDNISGLQSQIQNLERSTSSTSSSVDLKMHGSEHEDLNSQMEAALALVEKLMTENAELVEKVNELYVELDQRITTDGLPSATGSIQMFETTETASVDPISESNEDLSLAGKKLESVKIVPMKIENIGSDNVDVEHAAVIPISLESEETGEIVQISMDDNEIRDKELQAANNDEKTAVPLSDAPLVGAPFRLISFVTRYVSGADLVNKNSSH; encoded by the exons ATGGAagaggagatgaagaagaagagaaacaagaaaaagaaaaggaagcagAGCAAAGCCACGGAAGATATCGCGGTCGATGCTGGAGAAACAGCTTCTTTGGACCAGAATCATGAGAGTAATGGACAGGATGATAATGGTCAAGTTTCTGAGACTGCAGATGCTCATAATGATGTGCAAAATATAAATGTGGATCCCAATGGTCGTCTCCCCAACGGCACAGAAGGG gcTTCCTTGGAAGAGACGGTCAAAGAGTTACAGAAAGAAAATGAGTCACATATCAAAAAAGAG GCTACCTTAGAAGAGGCAATCAAAcaactacaacaaaaaaatcattcttaCGTACAGAAAGAG gcTTCCTTGGAAGAGACAGTCAAAGTGTTGCAGAATGAAAATGAGTGGCATATAAAAAAAGAG GCTACCTTAGAAGAGACAGTCaaacaattacaacaaaaaaatcattattacgTACAGAAAGAG GCTACCTTAGAAGAGACAGTCAATCGATTACAACACGAATGCCATTCATACATACAGAAAGAG GCTTCGTTGGAGGGCAAAATCAGTCAGTTACTAGAGGAAAAGGCAAATTTAGGTTTGAAAGGG GAAAGTTTAGAGGAAAAAGTCAAACACTTAGAGAGGGAGAAATGTTTTTGGATTCTAAAGGAG AATTCAACCAAAGAAACACTTGCAAACCTGCATGGTGATGCTGCTAAACTACAGGCACAG GTGGTGGAGTTGGAAGAATTCAGAAGCAATCTCCTCCAAGAAAACCAACGACTGATGGACAACATATCTGGTTTGCAGTCACAAATCCAGAACCTTGAGAGGAGTACCTCATCTACCAGCTCATCAGTTGACCTCAAAATG CATGGTTCTGAGCACGAGGACTTGAACTCTCAGATGGAAGCAGCGCTTGCACTGGTTGAAAAATTGATGACAGAAAATGCAGAGCTCGTTGAGAAG GTGAACGAGTTGTATGTTGAGCTTGATCAACGAATTACAACAGATGGGCTTCCTTCAGCGACTGGGTCTATTCAGATGTTTGAGACCACTGAAACTGCCAGTGTTGACCCCATATCGGAATCCAATGAAGATTTGTCTCTAGCAGGCAAGAAGTTGGAGTCAGTCAAGATTGTTCCAATGAAGATTGAAAATATTGGGAGTGATAATGTGGATGTTGAGCATGCTGCTGTGATCCCCATCTCTTTAGAATCTGAAGAAACTGGAGAAATTGTGCAAATTTCAATGGATGACAACGAAATTCGGGATAAAGAGTTGCAGGCTGccaataatgatgaaaaaacTGCTGTACCCCTTTCAGACGCTCCCCTGGTTGGTGCTCCTTTTCGGTTAATATCTTTTGTTACTAGATATGTTAGTGGCGCAGACTTGGTCAACAAAAACTCTAGCCATTAG